In Fusobacterium sp., the genomic window TTATAAATCCAAGGATTCTTAACTTTGCAAAAAAAGATGCTGAAATGATTTATTTAGGAAAAGGAAACACTGAAGGTGGAGTCATTCAGGACGAAATAAATAAAACTATTGTTCAAAAGGCCCTAGAAGGAAAAATTGTTGCAAGAGTAAAAGGGGGAGATCCTTTTGTTTTTGGAAGAGGAGGAGAAGAAATTCAATCTCTTTATGATAATAATATTCCTTTTGAAATAATTCCTGGAATAACTTCTTCTATATCAGTTCCTGCTTATGCTGGAATTCCTGTAACTCATAGAGGAATTGCAAGATCATTTCACGTATTCACTGGACACACTATGGAAGATGGTACTTGGCATAATTTTGAAGCAATAGCTAAATTAGAAGGTACATTAGTTTTTCTTATGGGGATAAAAACTCTTCCTATTATAGTCACTGACCTTATATCCAATGGAAAATGTCCTGATACTCCTGTTGCTATAATAGAAAAAGGAGCTACATCAGATCAAAGAGTTACAGTAGGAACCTTAAATACCATTGTAGATATAGCAAAAGAAAGAAAAATAGTTCCCCCTGCTATCACAATAATTGGGGAAGTTGTAAACTTAAGAGATACTTTTAAATGGTTTGAAGAAAAAAATCTTTTTGGTAAGAAAATTCTTGTTACCAGAGATAAAAAACAAGCTGGTGAATTTTCAGATAAAATTGAAAAAGTGGGAGGAATTGCTGTTGAACTTCCTTTTATAGAGATTGAATCTACAATAGAAACTATTTCAAAAGATATGCTACAAGATTATTCAGCAATACTTTTTAATTCTCCCAATGGTGTCAGAGAGTTTATGAACAAAGTAGATGATGTAAGAATCCTTGCCCACCTGAAAATAGGAGCAGTAGGAAGTAAAACTAAAGAACTTCTTGAAAACTATAAATTAAAAGCTGATTTTATGCCAGATGAATATCTTGTTTCTAAATTAGCTGAACTTTCTATTGAGCATACAAAACCTGAAGATAAAATTTTAATTATAACATCAGATATATCACCTTGTGATACTGAAAAATTTAATTCAATATATGACAGAACATTTTATAAAATGGTAGCTTATAACACAAAAAAAATTATAAGAGAAAAAGATGAAGTTTTGAAAGCTCTATCAAAAATAGAAATAGTAACTTTTTTAAGTTCATCTACTGTTGATGCTTTTTATGAAAGTATAGATGGAGATATAAAAGCTGTCAAAGATAAAAAGTTTGCTTCTATTGGTCCTGTAACAAGTGATACAATGAGAAAATATGGTTTTACTGTAGATCATGAAGCCGCTGTTTATGATGTAAATGGTATTTTAGAAGCTGTTAAATAGGAGGAATATTTATGTTTACTAGAACTAGAAGACTTAGAAGTTCTAAAGCTTTACGAGATATGGTAAGAAATGTAACAATTAATCTTAATGATTTTATCTACCCTCTTTTTATAGAAGAAGGAGAAAATATAAAAGAAGAAATATCATCTATGCCTGGACAATATAGATGGTCAATTGACAGAATAGGTGCGGAACTTACTGAGCTGAAAGAGCTTGGTATAATTTCTGTTCTGCTTTTTGGTATTCCTAAGGACAAAGATCCCCAAGGTTCAGAAGCATATAATGACAAAGGAATTGTGCAGGAAGCCATAAGATACATAAAGAAAAATTTTCCTGAATTTCTTATAATTACTGATGTGTGTATGTGTGAATATACTTCTCATGGACATTGCGGAATACTTGATGGATGTGAAGTTTTAAATGATGAAACTCTTAAATTTATAGCTAAAACAGCTCTTTCTCATGTAAAAGCTGGAGCAGATATTGTTGCTCCATCAGATATGATGGATGGGAGAATAATGGCTATAAGAGAAATTTTAGATAAGAATGGATATGTAAGCACTCCTATCATGGCATATAGTGCTAAATATTCATCAAATTATTATGGTCCTTTCAGAGAAGCTGCTGATTCTGCTCCTAGTTTTGGAGACAGAAAAAGTTATCAGATGGATTTCAGAAACTCAAAAGAATATTTTAGAGAAGTAGAAGCTGATATGGAGGAAGGAGCTGACTTTATAATGGTGAAACCTGCTCTTGCTTACCTTGATGTCATCAATGCTGTGTCTAATATTGATCTCCCTATTGTTGCATATAATGTAAGCGGAGAATATTCCATGGTAAAAGCTGCAGCTCAAAATGGCTGGATAGATGAAAAAGGTATTGTTATGGAAAATATGTTTGCTATGAAAAGAGCTGGAGTGAATATAATAATTACTTATCATGCTAAAGATATAGCTAAGTGGCATAAAAATAACGAAGTTATTTTTTAAAGACTATACAAGGAGGAAAAATGGAGCATAAAATTTCAACTGAAATTTTTAAAAAAGCTGAAAAATATATTCCTGGTGGTGTAAACAGCCCTGTCAGAGCTTTTAAATCTGTAAATAGAGAAGCTCCTATTTTTGCATGTAAAGGAAAAGGTGCAAGAATATGGGATGAAGATGGAAATGAATATATAGATTACATCTGCTCATGGGGACCATTAATTCTTGGACATAATCCTGAAAATGTAATAAATGGGGTCAGAGAAGCTATAGAAATGGGAAGTTCTTTTGGGCTGCCTACTAAAATGGAAGTAGAGCTTGCTGAACTTATTATTAAATGCTGTCCTTCTATTGAAAAAGTGAGACTCACTACTTCTGGTACAGAGGCTACTATGTCTGCTGTAAGAGTAGCCAGATCCTATACAAATAGAAACAAAATATTAAAATTTGAAGGATGTTATCATGGCCATTCTGATTCACTCTTAGTAAAATCTGGGTCAGGACTTTTAACTGATGGCTATCAAGACAGCAATGGAATTACAGATGGGGTATTAAAGGACACTCTTACTGTTCCTTTTGGAGATATTTCTGCTATTAAAACTATCCTTGAAAAAAAAGATGTAGCTTGTCTTATCATGGAACCTGTTCCTGCTAATATGGGAATGATTTATCCTGATATAGAATTTTTAAAAGAAATAAGGGAAATTTGTACTGCTACAGGTACTATTTTAATATTTGATGAAGTTATATCAGGCTTTAGATTATCTTTAGGTGGAGCTCAAGAATTCTTTGGGATCACTCCTGATATGACTACTCTTGGAAAAATAATTGGTGGTGGATATCCTGTTGGGGCATTTGGTGGTAAAGCTGAAATAATGGAACTTATTGCTCCTGTTGGAAGAGTATATCATGCAGGAACTCTTTCTGGAAATCCTGTTTCTGTAAGAGCTGGGTTTGAAACTATCAGCTATCTATTTAATAACAAAGAAACTTTGTATAAAAATTTAAAGGAAAAAACTCAATATCTTGTAAATAATATAAAGAATCTTGCTCTTAAATATAGTGTTCCTGTATGTGTAAATACAATAGGATCTCTTTTCACTATATTTTTTACTGACAGATCTGAAGTAAAAAATCTTGAGGATGCTCTTTCTTCTAATACTGAAAACTTTGCAATATATTTCAATACAATGCTGGAAAATGGAATTATCTGCCCTCCATCTCAGTTTGAAGCTCATTTTATATCAGCAGCACATACTAAAGAAGATTTAGATAAAACTCTTACTTCAATAGAAAAAGCCTTTAAATTTATTGGGGAAAAGAATAATGGAAAATAACTTTTTTCCTGTATTTCTAGATTTAAAAAACAAAAATATACTTGTAATTGGAGCTGGAAAAATAGCTTTCAGAAAAACTGAAACACTTTTGAAATATGGTGCAAAAATTAAAGTTATTACTAAAAATATAAAAGAAGAAAAATTTAAAAACTTAAAAAATATAGAATTAGCTTTAGATATATTTAAAGAAGATATGCTTAATGATACATTTATGGTAATAGCTGCTACAGATGATACTTCTTTTAACAAATATATTTTTGAATTATGCAGTAAAAAAAATATACTTGTCAATAATATTACATCTAAAGCAGATATGAACTGTCGTTTTTCAAGCGTTTTTGAGAATGATGAATATCAAATTGCTATCTCTGCAAAAGGAGATCCTAAAAAATCAAAAACTCTTAAAGAAAAAATAATTAATTTTTTTAATACTCAAGAACATTAGGAGGTAATAATGAAAAGAATTATTCATACTGAAAAAGCCCCTGTTGCTTTAGGACCATATTCACAAGCTGTTGAAGTTAATGGTACCCTTTTCATATCTGGCCAGATACCTTTTCTTCCAGAAACTATGTCTCTTGTTTCTGAAGATATACAAGACCAAACTAAACAGTCCCTTGAAAATGTAAAAGCTATTCTTGAAGCTGCTGGATATACTTTCAAAAATGTGATAAAAGCTACTGTCTTTATAAAAAATATGGAAGATTTTGCTCTTATGAATGAAGTATATAATGAGTATCTTGGAAATATAAAACCTGCAAGAGCGTGTATAGAAGTTGCAAGACTTCCTAAAGATGTGAAAGTAGAAATAGAGGTTATTGCTATGAAATAACCAAAAAGGTCAGTACAAAATCTACTGACCTTTTTTATTTTTAATTATATTATTTTTCTTTTTTTACTTTAGTCGGAGTAAACTTTACTACTGCTAAAGGATGAATTGTCATTCTTTCCTTAGTCTTAGGGTTACTGATTACTCTAGGTCTTCTTCTCAAAAGAGAAAAAGTACCTACTTCTTTAAACTTTATATTCCCAGCATCAACAATATTCTTTTCTATTAAATCCAAAAGTACATCTACATCTTTTTTGGCATTTGCATTAGTAATTCTTTTTTCATGGTTTTCTTTATATTTTTTTATAAAGTGTAATTTATCCATCTATCTTCCCCTCTTCAATCTTATCATTTACAAACTTTATAAGACCCTTTCCAGAACTGAATTTTATTTTTCTGCTTCCAGGAATTATTATCTCTATTTTTGTCTTAAGTTCAACCATTCTCCTAGGTCTGACAGTCCTCATTTCAAAACTTCCCCAATTTTTAAACTTAATTTTTTCACCTTTTTCAAGATATTCTCTTACAGTTTTCCAGAAAGTATCAACCTTTTCTTTAGCCTCTTCTAAATTTTTTAACCCTCTTTCTTTCATATACAGTTTTAAAAACTCTTTTTCTCCCATACTTACTCCTTTTAAAACTAATTTTATTTCACCACAATATTAAACTATTTTTTTTTATTCTACATTTTATTATATTCTTAAAAGCACATATATTTAAAGTATTTATTATCATTTTAGCGTTTAAATATGTTTATGTCAATATACTTTCTTATTTTTTTATATATAAAAAGTATTATATATATTCTAATATTTGGCTTATTTTTTCATATAAAAAAGATGGCTATAAATTTTAAAACTTTAACTTTTTAGCCATCTTTAATTATTTTTTTATTTCATTTCTATATATTCATTTAATTGTTTTTTTTGATTTCTCCCTTCAAAATATGAATCTCTTTCTAAGATTAACTTAGAACTTGTTATATCTCCTACTACCTTACTGTTAGTTAATATTTCAACAATATCCGCTTCAAGCTCACCTTTACATATCCCACTTACAATTATTTTATAAGCTCTGATTTTTCCATTTACTCTTCCACTTGTTCCAACTGTAACTATAGCATTTGAAATAATGTTTCCTGTAATTATTCCATCTATATGAAGATTGCATTCGTTAGTGATATCTCCTACTATTGCACTTCCTTTGGAAATAGCTGTCATCCCTTTTGCTGAAAAATCTGCCTCTATATCTTTATTATTCCTGCTAAACAATCCCATACCTCCCCCTTAAAAATTTATTTAATATTAATTATGTATTCTTAAAGTAATTCTTTTTTATTATTTACTCTATTTCTTATAGATTATATGTTTTTTTACTTTGTGTCAAACTTTTTTTCTTTTTTAAATTTTATTATATTTTTTCATTGAAAATAAAAATCAAATTATAATCTTTTTTATTTGAAAATAAAATTCTATTTATAATTAATATGAAAATATTTTTTTAATTAGAAAATTAAATAGAATTATGTTCTAATATAATTCAATTTTTAATTTTTTTTATTTTTTTATTGACCATTTTTAGACAAAGTGATATTATTCGTTCTATATTAAAAAATTATATTTTATTTTACAATTAAATATAATATATTAATATTCTATAAAATTAAATATTTTAGGGAGGTTTTACTATGAAGAAAGTTGTTTCACTTTTGTTTGCAAGTATTTTAATGGTTTCATTATATTCTTATACATTAGGTGGTGAAAAAGTATATAAAATAGCTACTGACACAACTTATGCCCCTTTTGAATTTGAAAATGATAAAGGAGAATTGGTAGGAATAGATATGGATTTAATGAAAGCTATTGCCAATGATCAAAAATTCAAATATGATGTAGAAGTAGTTGGATTTTCTGCTGCTCTTACTTCTATGGAAACAGGACAATCTGATGGGGTAATTGCTGGAATGACTATTACTGAAGAACGTAAAGAAAAATATGATTTCTCTGTTCCATATTTTGATACTGGAGTATCTATGGGAGTTAAAATTGGTTCTGCTATAAAATCTTATGAAGATTTAAAAGGAAAAAAAGTAGCTGCTAAAATTAGTACTGTAAGTTGTAAATATGCTGAATCTATTGCTGATAAATATGGCTTTGAAATTGTATATTTTGAAGATTCTACAAGCATGTTTCAAGATGTTCTTTTAGAAAACTCTGTTGCATGTTTTGAAGATTTTCCTGTACTTGGATATGAAATATCTCGTGGACTTGGATTAAAAATGCCTTTAGGTATAGAACAACCTGCATCTTATGGTTTGGCTGTCATGAAAGGAATGAATAAAGATCTTTTGGAGTCATTTAATAAAGGTCTATCTAACTTGAAAGATAGTGGCGAATATCAAAAAATATTAGATAGATACATTTCTAAATAATTATTCATAAAGGATGTAAAATATGGCTTTTATAAATATCTTAATTAAATATTATCCCTCCTTCATTGCTGCATTAATAGAAACAATTAAATTATCCATTATATCTCTTATAGCTGCTACTATTTTAGGTACAATATTTGGATTATTTAAAATAACAAAAAATGTAGTATTAAAAGGGATTGCAAATATATATATCGAAATTATACGTGGAACTCCTCTTATGGTACAAGCATTTATCATTTACTATGGATTTGCCCAGCTTTTAAGACCTATTGGATTTACATGGGCATCTATTGGAGGAGCCTTTACAGCTGGAGCTATAGCTATGAGTCTCAATGCTGGAGCTTATATGGCTGAAATAATAAGAAGTGGTATAGAGGCAGTAGACCAAGGACAAATGGAGGCTGCTCGAAGTCTAGGTTTATCATATTCAAAGGCTATGAGAAAAGTTATTTTTCCTCAAGCTCTTCGAATAATGCTTCCTTCTATAATAAATCAGTTTATAATTTCCCTGAAGGATACCTCTATCCTTTCTGTAATAGGAATACGTGAGCTTACTATGAATGGAAAAATAATAGCTGCTAACTCTGCTTCTCTAGTAATGGCTATATGGCTAGTAGTTGCTTTCTTCTATTTTATTGTCTGTCTTTTTCTTTCTTGTGCTGCTAAAATAGCAGAAAGGAGACTAAACTATGGAAAGTAAAATATATGTTAAAGGATTAAAGAAAAATTTTGGAGATCTTGAAGTTTTAAAATGTATTAATATGAATATATCTGAGGGAGAAGTTGTATGTCTTATAGGTCCTTCAGGTTCTGGAAAAAGCACTCTTTTAAGATGTTTAAATAGACTGGGAGATTTTTCTGAGGGAGAAATTTTTATAGCTGGTTCCTCTATAACTGATAAAAAAATTAATATAAATAAAGTAAGGGAAAAAATAGGAATGGTTTTTCAACATTTTAATCTCTTTCCTCATCTTACAGTTATAGAAAATATAGTTCTTGCTCCTACAATGCTCCAAATCATGAATAGAAATGCTGCAAAAGAAAAAGCTCTTCAGCTCTTAAATCGTGTAGGCCTTTTAGATAAAGCAGATGCATATCCTTCTCAACTTTCAGGTGGACAAAAACAAAGAGTAGCAATAGCAAGATCACTTGCTATGAACCCTGAAATAATGCTTTTTGATGAACCAACAAGCGCTCTTGATCCTGAAATGATAGGAGAAGTATTAGATGTTATGAAACAGTTGGCTGCTGAAGGAATGACTATGATTGTAGTTACTCATGAAATGAGGTTTGCTAAAGAAGTTTCTGATAGAATTATATTTATGGATGATGGATATATAGTAGAAGAAGGTAAACCTGAAGATATATTTTCACACCCTAAAAATTTAAGAACAATTGATTTTCTTAATAAAATAATTTAGTTCCCTTATATTTTATTTGGATAACAGGTCAAAAAATAATAAGTTGAACTAAATTACTATCCTTGTTATAGTAAATAATTAAAAATATTTTTTATTTTATATTAAAAAAGGCTATAGAAAAATTCTATGGCCTTTTTATCTTTTGCCTCTTGACAAATTCCTTTCCAATTCGTATAATAACTATAATATTGCACTGATGCATTCTCTTATAAAAGGATACTTGCAGTACAGACTGATCAGGTTGTAAAACCGGGCTGTAAAACAGCAACAGATGAAATTGACAGCATCTGTGGGACAAGTGTGTTCCATAGATGCTTTTTTTATACTAATATAATTTTTGGAGGTAAAATTTCATGAAAACTTTGACAAATGAACAGACAGCTATGAAAGTTTCTTTTATTTCTATTATTTGGAATATTATTCTTTCTGTTTTTAAACTTTTTGCTGGTATAGTTGCTCATTCTGGTGCTATGATTTCTGATGCTGTCCATTCTGCCTCTGATGTTCTCAGTACTTTTATAGTTATCATTGGAGTAAAAATAGCAAATAAAGAATCAGACAAAACACATCCATATGGACATGAAAGAATGGAATGTGTAGCAGCTATTCTTTTGGCAGCCATTCTTTTTGCAACTGGATTAGGTATAGGATACAAAGGTATTCTTATTATTTCTTCCAATGACTACAGTCATTTAACTGTTCCAGGAATCCTTGCTCTTATTGCTGCTGTTATATCTATTGGAGTGAAAGAAGGAATGTACTGGTATACAAGAGTTGCTGCTAAAAAAATAAATTCTGGTGCTCTTATGGCTGATGCATGGCATCACCGTTCAGATGCTCTTTCATCTGTTGGAAGCTTTGCTGGAATACTTGGTGCAAGACTTGGATATCCAATATTTGATCCTATTGCCAGTGTTATTATTTGTATATTTATTTTAAAAGCTGCATTTGAAATATTTATAGATTCTATCAATAAAATGACTGATAAAGCTTGTGATGACGAGACTATAGAACTAATCAGAACCCTCATACTGAAACAGGAAGGAGTTCTAGGAATAGATCAAATTAAGACTAGATTATTTGGAGATAGAATATATGTAGATGTGGAAATTCAAGCAGATGGAAATATTTCTCTCAACCAAGCACATGGTATAGCTCATTATGTTCATGATGCTATTGAGAATAATATTTCTAAAATAAAGCATTGTATGGTTCATGTAAATCCAGTCAATAAAAAAATAGGTGATTTATAAGCAGGAATATAATTTTAGGTATTTTTGGTAGAAAAATTCTAAAATATAATCTAGTTTTATAATCACCCATTATTTTAATATGCGTCTATTTTTTTCTTATAACTATCCCAATAGTATCAAAATACTTTCCATTTTCTGCTTTCATCATTTCAATATCATGCACTGCATATTCATTGTCACATTCAAGCCATTCCTTCCAGGCTTCATCATGACATTTCAAGGATTCACATTTCTCAATAATAATTCCCTCTGTTCTAGAAAAAAGTTCTTTCCACCAATATTTAGTATAAAAATTCATATTTTGCTGCCAGAAAGGATGAAGTTCTTCAGGTATTTTTCCATCTTCAAATTCCTTTTTTAAACCAGGTACAGCTAATATAAATAACCCATTTTCTTTTAATAAAGGCAATATATGTTTTTCAAAAAACCCCTCTGTATTACCAAAATAATGATAAGAATCTATTGTTACAATTATATCAAAAAAATCATGAGCAAAGGGGAGCTGATGAGCCTCAGCTCTCAATGGAATTATTTCTTCTCCTAAATCCACTTTTTTAAATCTTTCATAGTTTTCTGTAGGATCAATCCATAAATCAGCAGCAAATACACTTGAATCATATTTTTCAGCTAAAAATATAGATGTCAGTCCTTTACCACATCCTAAGTCAAGTATTCTTGACCCTGTTTCTATTTTTATTCCATTGGTAATTTCTTCAACTATCCTAAAACTATTAGGTCCCATCATATTATCCATCAAAAACTTTTTGCTATATTTTATATCCATTATTTTCTCCTATTCTTTATCTTCTAAAGAAATTTTCTGCAAAAACACCTATCTCCTTTCCATCATCAATCCATCTATTAGATCAGTTATGATTTATAGAAAGACACATTATCTCCAAGCATTATTACCTATTCTGTACTTCTCCTTCTTTATTTATATTTTAAATAAACGATACCTTTTTTATTTAAGTTTGTCAATAGAGTTATTTACAAATAGACAAATAAGGACTATAATCAGTTTAGGGAATGTATGTAGAAATTAAATTTTTAAGGAGTGATTTTATGGAATGTAATGTAAACTGTGGTAATACTCATGTTTCTGAGTGTACTTGTCCTAAAGACTGTCCTAATCATGGAAAATGTTGTGATTGTGTAATGCATCATAAAAATGATATAGGAAATCTTCCTTTTTGTCTCAGACCAAAAGAATAGCAATAAAAAAGAGGATAGGTAAAAAATCTTTTAACCTATCCTCTTTTTTATTCACTATATATTTATATTTTATTTAGTAAATCTCCCCACTATCTCTGTATGGGCTGTATAATGTATAAACTATATTTTATATATTTTATCACTATCTATTTATTTTTATAGTTTATTAAAAAAGTTCTATAATCTGAATGAACATATTTTTTTATTATTTATCAATTTTTATTACCTATTCTCATTTTAAATAGGTGGTTGGAAAATGGTTAGCGATTCCAACTTGATAATCTATTTTTTATATTCCATGTGTTAACGACATTAATATAATACCTGCTAAAATTGCTATCAGCGCTTCTTTAGTGTACCCATACTGTTACGAAATACATAATAAAGTAAGAGAAGATAATTAGTTATCTTCTCTTACTTTGTTTTAGGGTAGTCTCAACTGTGATTTAATGGGGTCTGGTATTACTACAGAGTTTTACTTCCATTCAATATTGAGGTATCGTCCATCCAATAACTCCTGAATTAAGAAAAGAGATAACTGATTCAGTTATAGCTAGATATAATGAAATGGGGTTATCCAGTGAGCTAAAATAGTAAGTTACAGAAAAATAATCTGGGAATAAAAAAATCTAAAAATAATTTTTAAGTGTAAAAAATATTCTTGTTGGCTATATGTTAACTACAAAGAAGAGGGAGATTTTTTATTAGAAATATAAAAATAGGAAAATTATCTGAGAGAGTGAAAGCTCTCTTTTTTTATTATAAAATTATCTATTCTTATAAATAAACAACTTGTAATTTTTATCATTCTAAGGTACTATACAAGTAATAAAAAAGGATAATGGAGGAATAAAAATGAACTATAAAATAAAAGAAATGGATAAAATTATGGAATTGAAATTTGTAAAAAAAGTTACAACTTTAGTTGAATATAAAAAAGAGTAGAAATTAAAGATTGTGGTAAAGGAAAAATTTATATTGATAAAGAAATAAAATTATCTACAGAAGATTTCAAAAATTTTTCTGAAAATCTTTTAACTGATTATTCTCTTTTAAAAGATTCTTGTAAATTTATAGAAAGTAAGAATTTATTTTCTGGATCAATTATCACTGATGGAAAAAATAAAATAATTGTTGAAACTCAAGGATATAATTATCCCAGATATATGGCGGTTTTATAAAAAGCAAAGGGAATATTTGCCCTTTGCTTTATCAAGTTTTTTATCGAATTCACCATTATATTTTTT contains:
- a CDS encoding polymer-forming cytoskeletal protein encodes the protein MGLFSRNNKDIEADFSAKGMTAISKGSAIVGDITNECNLHIDGIITGNIISNAIVTVGTSGRVNGKIRAYKIIVSGICKGELEADIVEILTNSKVVGDITSSKLILERDSYFEGRNQKKQLNEYIEMK
- a CDS encoding HU family DNA-binding protein, with translation MDKLHFIKKYKENHEKRITNANAKKDVDVLLDLIEKNIVDAGNIKFKEVGTFSLLRRRPRVISNPKTKERMTIHPLAVVKFTPTKVKKEK
- a CDS encoding SAM-dependent methyltransferase, encoding MDIKYSKKFLMDNMMGPNSFRIVEEITNGIKIETGSRILDLGCGKGLTSIFLAEKYDSSVFAADLWIDPTENYERFKKVDLGEEIIPLRAEAHQLPFAHDFFDIIVTIDSYHYFGNTEGFFEKHILPLLKENGLFILAVPGLKKEFEDGKIPEELHPFWQQNMNFYTKYWWKELFSRTEGIIIEKCESLKCHDEAWKEWLECDNEYAVHDIEMMKAENGKYFDTIGIVIRKK
- a CDS encoding amino acid ABC transporter permease produces the protein MAFINILIKYYPSFIAALIETIKLSIISLIAATILGTIFGLFKITKNVVLKGIANIYIEIIRGTPLMVQAFIIYYGFAQLLRPIGFTWASIGGAFTAGAIAMSLNAGAYMAEIIRSGIEAVDQGQMEAARSLGLSYSKAMRKVIFPQALRIMLPSIINQFIISLKDTSILSVIGIRELTMNGKIIAANSASLVMAIWLVVAFFYFIVCLFLSCAAKIAERRLNYGK
- a CDS encoding RidA family protein, with the protein product MKRIIHTEKAPVALGPYSQAVEVNGTLFISGQIPFLPETMSLVSEDIQDQTKQSLENVKAILEAAGYTFKNVIKATVFIKNMEDFALMNEVYNEYLGNIKPARACIEVARLPKDVKVEIEVIAMK
- the cobA gene encoding uroporphyrinogen-III C-methyltransferase codes for the protein MTDKGKVYIMGAGPGDLELLTLKGKRAVEEADCIVYDRLINPRILNFAKKDAEMIYLGKGNTEGGVIQDEINKTIVQKALEGKIVARVKGGDPFVFGRGGEEIQSLYDNNIPFEIIPGITSSISVPAYAGIPVTHRGIARSFHVFTGHTMEDGTWHNFEAIAKLEGTLVFLMGIKTLPIIVTDLISNGKCPDTPVAIIEKGATSDQRVTVGTLNTIVDIAKERKIVPPAITIIGEVVNLRDTFKWFEEKNLFGKKILVTRDKKQAGEFSDKIEKVGGIAVELPFIEIESTIETISKDMLQDYSAILFNSPNGVREFMNKVDDVRILAHLKIGAVGSKTKELLENYKLKADFMPDEYLVSKLAELSIEHTKPEDKILIITSDISPCDTEKFNSIYDRTFYKMVAYNTKKIIREKDEVLKALSKIEIVTFLSSSTVDAFYESIDGDIKAVKDKKFASIGPVTSDTMRKYGFTVDHEAAVYDVNGILEAVK
- the hemB gene encoding porphobilinogen synthase, translating into MFTRTRRLRSSKALRDMVRNVTINLNDFIYPLFIEEGENIKEEISSMPGQYRWSIDRIGAELTELKELGIISVLLFGIPKDKDPQGSEAYNDKGIVQEAIRYIKKNFPEFLIITDVCMCEYTSHGHCGILDGCEVLNDETLKFIAKTALSHVKAGADIVAPSDMMDGRIMAIREILDKNGYVSTPIMAYSAKYSSNYYGPFREAADSAPSFGDRKSYQMDFRNSKEYFREVEADMEEGADFIMVKPALAYLDVINAVSNIDLPIVAYNVSGEYSMVKAAAQNGWIDEKGIVMENMFAMKRAGVNIIITYHAKDIAKWHKNNEVIF
- the hemL gene encoding glutamate-1-semialdehyde 2,1-aminomutase; the protein is MEHKISTEIFKKAEKYIPGGVNSPVRAFKSVNREAPIFACKGKGARIWDEDGNEYIDYICSWGPLILGHNPENVINGVREAIEMGSSFGLPTKMEVELAELIIKCCPSIEKVRLTTSGTEATMSAVRVARSYTNRNKILKFEGCYHGHSDSLLVKSGSGLLTDGYQDSNGITDGVLKDTLTVPFGDISAIKTILEKKDVACLIMEPVPANMGMIYPDIEFLKEIREICTATGTILIFDEVISGFRLSLGGAQEFFGITPDMTTLGKIIGGGYPVGAFGGKAEIMELIAPVGRVYHAGTLSGNPVSVRAGFETISYLFNNKETLYKNLKEKTQYLVNNIKNLALKYSVPVCVNTIGSLFTIFFTDRSEVKNLEDALSSNTENFAIYFNTMLENGIICPPSQFEAHFISAAHTKEDLDKTLTSIEKAFKFIGEKNNGK
- a CDS encoding transporter substrate-binding domain-containing protein, translating into MKKVVSLLFASILMVSLYSYTLGGEKVYKIATDTTYAPFEFENDKGELVGIDMDLMKAIANDQKFKYDVEVVGFSAALTSMETGQSDGVIAGMTITEERKEKYDFSVPYFDTGVSMGVKIGSAIKSYEDLKGKKVAAKISTVSCKYAESIADKYGFEIVYFEDSTSMFQDVLLENSVACFEDFPVLGYEISRGLGLKMPLGIEQPASYGLAVMKGMNKDLLESFNKGLSNLKDSGEYQKILDRYISK
- a CDS encoding amino acid ABC transporter ATP-binding protein, encoding MESKIYVKGLKKNFGDLEVLKCINMNISEGEVVCLIGPSGSGKSTLLRCLNRLGDFSEGEIFIAGSSITDKKININKVREKIGMVFQHFNLFPHLTVIENIVLAPTMLQIMNRNAAKEKALQLLNRVGLLDKADAYPSQLSGGQKQRVAIARSLAMNPEIMLFDEPTSALDPEMIGEVLDVMKQLAAEGMTMIVVTHEMRFAKEVSDRIIFMDDGYIVEEGKPEDIFSHPKNLRTIDFLNKII
- a CDS encoding bifunctional precorrin-2 dehydrogenase/sirohydrochlorin ferrochelatase encodes the protein MENNFFPVFLDLKNKNILVIGAGKIAFRKTETLLKYGAKIKVITKNIKEEKFKNLKNIELALDIFKEDMLNDTFMVIAATDDTSFNKYIFELCSKKNILVNNITSKADMNCRFSSVFENDEYQIAISAKGDPKKSKTLKEKIINFFNTQEH
- a CDS encoding cation diffusion facilitator family transporter, producing the protein MKTLTNEQTAMKVSFISIIWNIILSVFKLFAGIVAHSGAMISDAVHSASDVLSTFIVIIGVKIANKESDKTHPYGHERMECVAAILLAAILFATGLGIGYKGILIISSNDYSHLTVPGILALIAAVISIGVKEGMYWYTRVAAKKINSGALMADAWHHRSDALSSVGSFAGILGARLGYPIFDPIASVIICIFILKAAFEIFIDSINKMTDKACDDETIELIRTLILKQEGVLGIDQIKTRLFGDRIYVDVEIQADGNISLNQAHGIAHYVHDAIENNISKIKHCMVHVNPVNKKIGDL
- a CDS encoding HU family DNA-binding protein, encoding MGEKEFLKLYMKERGLKNLEEAKEKVDTFWKTVREYLEKGEKIKFKNWGSFEMRTVRPRRMVELKTKIEIIIPGSRKIKFSSGKGLIKFVNDKIEEGKIDG